From Penaeus vannamei isolate JL-2024 chromosome 12, ASM4276789v1, whole genome shotgun sequence, the proteins below share one genomic window:
- the LOC138863541 gene encoding secreted protein C-like encodes MAHMKTSSVISAILTRKCFRQRSKKGGLVVCQDFPIASSNSSSGSGSSSSSSNSSSSRKNSSSSSICSGSIRCCCSSSSSRYSTRNNYTSSSNSTSSSSCTSNRCSCRSSTSRCSSRSLKTKISAICRYAVSKKYYGTFFTIREGAFLGP; translated from the exons ATGGCACATATGAAGACGTCAAGTGTGATCTCAGCAATTTTAACCAGGAAATGTTTCAGACAGAGATCCAAGAAAGGGGGCCTCGTCGTGTGCCAGGACTTCCCCATAGC tagcagtaatagtagtagtggtagtggtagtagtagtagtagtagtaatagcagcagtagcaggaagaacagtagcagtagcagtatttGTAGTGGTAGTattcgttgttgttgtagtagtagtagcagtcgctATAGTACTAGGAACAATTAtactagcagtagtaatagcaccagcagcagtagttgtaCTAGTAATCGTTGTTCTTGTAGAAGTAGCACCAGTCGTTGTAGCAGTAGGAgtt TGAAGACAAAGATATCTGCCATCTGCAGATATGCAGTGAGTAAGAAATATTATGGCACATTTTTTACCATTAGAGAAGGGGCATTCCTGGGTCCTTAG